From Victivallis lenta:
TCCGTGCTGCGCGCGTTGAACACCTCGACGTGAACGAACTTCGTCACCCCCTCGCCGTCCATGACCATCTCGCGGGCGAGCTGCTGCATGACGGCGAGCAGCGCCTCGCGGAAGGTCGCGGCCTGCGGCGTATCCGGCCGGATTTCGACGCCGGAGAGGCCGTTCGCCATGGCGATGACCGTGTCGTTCGTGCTCATGTCGCCGTCGATGGTGATCCGGTTGAACGACTGCGCGACGTTCTCCTCGATCATGTCGGAAAGCAGCGCATTCGAAATCTTCACGTCGGTCGTGATGTAGCAGAGCATCGTCGCGTGCGGAACTTTCAGCGACGGGTCGATCATGCCGGCCCCCTTGGTCATCGCACCGATGCTGCAGACGACGCCGTCAAGTTCGAGCTCGACCGCGATCGACTTCGGCACGGTGTCGGTGGTCATGATCGCCTGCGCGGCGAGCTCGCCGCCCTCCTCCGAAAGCGACGCGACCGCAAGCTCGATCCCCTTCTTGACCGTATCCATCGGCAGCTGGGTGCCGATCCGGCCGGTGGAGGAGACCACCACCTCGTTCGAGTTGATGCCGAGTTTGTTGGCGGCCAGCACGCAGGTGGCTTCGGCATTCGAAATGCCGGTGTCCCCGGTGCAGGCGTTCGCGTTGCCGGAGTTGATGACCGCCGCGCGGATCGTGTCGCAGAACAGCACGCGCTTGCGGCAGACCTGAACCGGAGCGGCCGCAAAAGTGCAGCTAGTGAAAGCTCCGGCGAAGTTGGCCGGCACG
This genomic window contains:
- the argJ gene encoding bifunctional glutamate N-acetyltransferase/amino-acid acetyltransferase ArgJ → MSSFKRLANGSVTTPRGFRAAGVTAGFKRSGAPDFAMLVSDVPANFAGAFTSCTFAAAPVQVCRKRVLFCDTIRAAVINSGNANACTGDTGISNAEATCVLAANKLGINSNEVVVSSTGRIGTQLPMDTVKKGIELAVASLSEEGGELAAQAIMTTDTVPKSIAVELELDGVVCSIGAMTKGAGMIDPSLKVPHATMLCYITTDVKISNALLSDMIEENVAQSFNRITIDGDMSTNDTVIAMANGLSGVEIRPDTPQAATFREALLAVMQQLAREMVMDGEGVTKFVHVEVFNARSTEDAKLCAESVANSLLCKTAWFGGDPNWGRVVAALGYSGAKFKPEKVDVFYDGVPVVREGGDAGTPESDLVDIVRKREFTVSVDLHDGDESYWVWTNDISYEYVKINADYHT